The following are encoded in a window of Leptodactylus fuscus isolate aLepFus1 chromosome 9, aLepFus1.hap2, whole genome shotgun sequence genomic DNA:
- the LOC142217880 gene encoding histone-lysine N-methyltransferase SETMAR, giving the protein MCAARPEIHERLPSVRCRRRAASILVTFQAEDVCQLLSIDVIRLQESAETFRKCRLITKWRQRPQTPGSAAVMEPRDVCAGAEARPVPVCGVWGQLPAFQYTADLVAGPGAELDPSEVTIQGCECRGPRCVPGECACLPHGDNYLHRRLRSAQKPVLECNVLCRCGDSCANRETQQGLPFQLQLCQVPGKGWGVRAQETIPSGRFVCEYAGEVLGPEEARRRIRAQDPDASNYIIAVREHLHSGHVLETVVDPTHIGNIGRFLNHSCQPNLVMVPVRTHSMVPRLALFAAQDIRAGEELCYDYSGVAFNFTPGGETQSRGKEGDVRQRKRCLCGTAPCSGYLPFDVTLYRAET; this is encoded by the exons ATGTGCGCTGCCCGGCCAGAAATCCATGAACGGCTGCCAAGTGTGCGCTGCCGACGGCGCGCTGCCTCAATCTTGGTCACGTTTCAAGCTGAAGACGTTTGTCAATTATTGAGCATCGATGTAATCCGTCTGCAGGAAAGTGCCGAGACCTTCAGAAAGTGCAGACTCATCACCAA ATGGCGCCAGAGACCGCAGACTCCCGGAAGTGCCGCTGTCATGGAGCCCCGGGATGTGTGTGCGGGAGCCGAGGCCCGGCCGGTGCCGGTGTGCGGGGTCTGGGGGCAGCTGCCGGCCTTCCag tATACGGCTGACCTGGTGGCCGGTCCGGGGGCAGAGCTGGACCCAAGTGAAGTCACCATCCAGGGCTGCGAGTGCCGGGGGCCGCGCTGCGTGCCGGGGGAGTGTGCCTGCCTACCTCATGGCGACAATTACCTTCACCGCCGGTTACGCAGCGCCCAGAAGCCCGTCCTGGAATGTAACGTCTTGTGCCGCTGCGGGGACTCTTGTGCCAACCGAGAAACCCAGCAAGGACTTCCGTTTCAGCTGCAGCTGTGTCAGGTGCCGGGGAAGGGTTGGGGGGTCCGTGCCCAGGAGACCATCCCCAGCGGGCGCTTTGTTTGTGAGTACGCGGGCGAGGTCCTGGGTCCGGAGGAGGCACGGCGCAGGATACGGGCGCAGGACCCAGATGCCAGTAACTATATCATTGCTGTACGTGAGCACCTGCACAGCGGCCACGTTCTGGAGACGGTCGTAGACCCCACCCATATCGGAAACATAGGGAGGTTTCTGAACCATTCCTGCCAGCCGAATCTGGTGATGGTGCCGGTCCGCACCCACTCCATGGTGCCCAGGCTCGCACTGTTCGCTGCCCAGGATATACGGGCGGGGGAGGAGTTGTGTTATGACTATTCAGGAGTGGCCTTTAATTTTACCCCCGGTGGAGAGACGCAAAGTCGGGGCAAGGAAGGCGACGTACGCCAGCGCAAGAGGTGTCTGTGCGGCACTGCCCCCTGCAGCGGGTATCTGCCCTTCGATGTCACACTCTATAGAGCAGAGACATAA